A portion of the Bifidobacterium lemurum genome contains these proteins:
- a CDS encoding polyphenol oxidase family protein, whose translation MVKYDDAILDSMALSPVDKQGQPIPVTIPVALAPGVTAVYTTRLGGVSAGGFGNCNLGGKSEDSPAHVLANRVALAESLGARLSLVSQVHSGSAVDIDEAFADNAPFGFDASGTRGADLHPTVIEADAQVTSRTGVALGVFAADCLPVLLADPVAGVIGAAHCGRRGLQQGVIGSTIDLMRAKGADPSRVVATLGPAICGDCYEVGDEAADEFDAQFPGTFTLSRFGKPGIDISAAALAELEKAGVPRDGVIASRPRVAAATQYLSEDAELAALCAGDGEGDDLPARLKNIRHSMCTLENPLWYSHRRASLANKRHEGRMLALIVQE comes from the coding sequence ATGGTGAAATACGACGACGCGATTCTCGACAGCATGGCCCTCAGTCCCGTGGACAAGCAGGGCCAACCCATCCCCGTGACCATCCCGGTCGCCCTCGCACCCGGCGTCACGGCCGTGTACACCACCCGTCTCGGCGGCGTCAGCGCGGGCGGGTTCGGCAACTGCAATCTCGGCGGTAAATCCGAGGACTCCCCGGCCCATGTGCTCGCCAACCGCGTCGCGCTCGCCGAATCGTTGGGCGCCCGCCTCTCGCTGGTCAGCCAGGTGCATTCCGGCAGTGCGGTCGATATCGACGAGGCCTTCGCGGACAACGCGCCGTTCGGTTTCGACGCTTCGGGCACGCGCGGCGCCGACCTGCATCCCACGGTGATCGAAGCCGACGCCCAGGTGACCAGCCGCACCGGCGTCGCCTTGGGTGTGTTCGCCGCCGACTGCCTGCCCGTGCTGCTCGCCGACCCGGTGGCCGGTGTGATCGGCGCTGCCCATTGCGGCCGCCGTGGATTGCAGCAGGGCGTGATCGGCTCGACCATCGACCTGATGCGGGCCAAAGGCGCCGATCCAAGCCGCGTCGTCGCCACGCTCGGCCCCGCCATCTGCGGCGACTGCTATGAGGTGGGCGATGAGGCGGCCGACGAATTCGACGCGCAATTCCCCGGCACCTTCACGCTCAGCCGCTTCGGCAAGCCCGGCATCGACATAAGCGCCGCCGCGTTGGCCGAACTGGAGAAGGCCGGCGTGCCGCGCGACGGCGTGATCGCCTCGCGTCCGCGCGTCGCCGCCGCGACCCAATATCTGTCCGAGGACGCGGAACTGGCCGCATTGTGCGCGGGTGACGGCGAGGGCGACGATCTGCCCGCCCGACTGAAGAATATCCGCCACAGCATGTGCACGTTGGAGAATCCGCTGTGGTATTCGCACCGCCGCGCCTCGTTGGCGAACAAACGCCACGAGGGGCGCATGCTCGCGTTGATCGTGCAGGAGTGA
- a CDS encoding IspD/TarI family cytidylyltransferase: MSENDEIHDAPAARTQPPVVAVVLAAGFGTRFDPANPKQLVSVGGKPIICWSIEAFDRNRRISDIIVVVNPQVRATVEQLIGRSGYGKVRMVIDGGAERADSTAAALDTLARAGVPGEAKILIHDAVRPFVEQSAIDGSIDALDRFTAATVAIPSTDTVLLTADLDGCKVVRNVPDRPDTFRAQTPQSFRYATIRRAYELAAADPDFHPTDDTRVVVDYLPDEPVAIVAGAETNLKITTLADMPTAERIAEQAEAADAKERAHARMRRMLADALLTDQQ, translated from the coding sequence ATGAGCGAGAATGATGAGATCCATGACGCGCCGGCGGCGCGGACGCAGCCGCCGGTGGTGGCGGTGGTGCTGGCGGCGGGCTTCGGCACGCGCTTCGACCCGGCCAATCCCAAACAATTGGTGTCGGTCGGCGGCAAGCCGATCATCTGCTGGAGCATCGAGGCCTTCGACCGCAACCGCAGGATCAGCGACATCATCGTGGTGGTCAATCCGCAGGTGCGTGCCACGGTGGAGCAGCTGATCGGGCGGTCCGGCTACGGCAAGGTGCGTATGGTGATCGACGGCGGCGCCGAACGCGCGGACAGCACCGCCGCCGCCTTGGACACATTGGCGCGGGCCGGCGTTCCCGGCGAGGCGAAGATCCTCATCCACGATGCGGTGCGTCCGTTCGTGGAACAGTCCGCCATCGACGGTTCGATCGACGCGCTCGACCGCTTCACGGCCGCCACCGTGGCGATACCCTCCACCGACACCGTGCTGCTCACCGCTGACCTGGACGGGTGCAAGGTGGTGCGCAACGTGCCCGACCGTCCCGACACGTTCCGCGCGCAGACCCCGCAATCCTTCCGCTATGCGACCATCCGCCGCGCCTACGAGCTGGCGGCCGCCGATCCGGACTTCCACCCCACCGACGACACGCGTGTGGTGGTCGACTATCTGCCCGACGAGCCGGTGGCCATCGTCGCGGGTGCCGAAACCAATCTCAAAATCACCACCTTGGCCGACATGCCCACGGCGGAACGCATCGCCGAACAGGCCGAGGCGGCCGATGCCAAGGAACGGGCGCACGCGCGCATGCGCCGGATGCTCGCCGACGCGTTGCTGACGGACCAGCAGTGA
- a CDS encoding pyroglutamyl-peptidase I, protein MKQLNVVICGFDHYDGVSVNPSYEVPKALADQGLGDIGALGDVNVAIHTVGLPVSFANAWPLLLESIEAVHADIIIATGLKHAARGVMLERCATNLMDAAKPDIDNMTPTREPIDPDGPAAYWTRLPLRSIMRDFARDGIPATLSSDAGTFVCNSLFYNLLNWTSGQERVLSGFVSFPQVSETGVVGVGRRGLPLERQIDAGRDVVRETIGYYLKPSSSDILID, encoded by the coding sequence ATGAAGCAGCTGAATGTCGTGATTTGCGGATTCGACCACTACGACGGCGTGAGCGTCAACCCCTCCTATGAGGTGCCCAAGGCGCTGGCCGACCAAGGTCTGGGCGACATCGGCGCGTTGGGCGACGTCAATGTGGCGATTCACACGGTGGGTCTGCCGGTGAGTTTCGCCAACGCCTGGCCCCTGCTGTTGGAATCCATCGAGGCCGTGCATGCGGACATCATCATCGCCACCGGTCTGAAGCACGCCGCCCGCGGGGTGATGCTCGAACGTTGCGCCACCAATCTGATGGACGCCGCCAAGCCGGACATCGACAATATGACGCCCACCCGCGAGCCCATCGACCCGGATGGTCCGGCCGCGTATTGGACGCGTTTGCCGCTGCGTTCGATCATGCGCGATTTCGCCCGCGACGGCATCCCCGCCACCTTGAGTTCGGACGCGGGCACTTTCGTGTGCAACTCGCTGTTCTATAACCTGCTCAACTGGACCAGTGGGCAGGAGCGCGTGCTCAGCGGCTTCGTCAGCTTCCCGCAGGTGAGCGAAACCGGAGTGGTCGGCGTGGGGCGGCGCGGGCTGCCGTTGGAACGCCAGATCGATGCCGGCCGCGATGTGGTGCGCGAGACGATCGGCTACTATCTCAAGCCGTCCTCATCGGACATCCTCATCGATTAG